One genomic window of Monodelphis domestica isolate mMonDom1 chromosome 1, mMonDom1.pri, whole genome shotgun sequence includes the following:
- the CEBPZOS gene encoding protein CEBPZOS produces the protein MAPSSELMSRKIFKGILALELVGITGAFFLFNKMNTSQDFRHTMSKRFPFILEVYYKSNEWAGLYGIREHDQEKWLNRKN, from the exons atGGCTCCTTCCAGTGAATTGAtgtcaagaaagatcttcaaaggAATTTTAGCACTTGAACTTGTTGGAATAACTGgagcatttttcttatttaataaaatgaacaCAAGTCAAg atTTCAGGCATACAATGAGTAAGAGATTTCCCTTTATCTTAGAAG TATATTACAAATCCAATGAATGGGCTGGACTCTATGGAATAAGGGAACACGATCAAGAAAAATGGTTAAACCGCAAAAATTAG